In a genomic window of Parus major isolate Abel chromosome 26, Parus_major1.1, whole genome shotgun sequence:
- the TOMM6 gene encoding mitochondrial import receptor subunit TOM6 homolog, whose protein sequence is MAAAGAAGTAGAAAVPPRGIRAWLRSAFRFATDRNDFRRNLLVNLGLFAAGVWVARNLTDIDLMAPQPVP, encoded by the exons atggcggcggcgggagcggcgggcacggcgggagcggcggcggtTCCGCCGCGGGGCATCCGCGCCTGGCTGCGGAGCGCGTTCCGCTTCGCCACCGACCGCAACGATTTCCGCAG GAACCTGCTGGTGAACCTGGGGCTGTTTGCCGCCGGGGTCTGGGTCGCCCGGAACCTGACGGACATTGACCTGATGGCCCCGCAGCCCGTCCCGTAG
- the USP49 gene encoding ubiquitin carboxyl-terminal hydrolase 49 isoform X1, whose product MDRCKHVGRLRLAQDHSILNPQKWHCVDCHTTESLWACLKCSHVACGRYIEEHALRHFQETRHPLAMEVHELYVFCYLCQDYVLNDNPEGDLKLLRSSLSAIKGQRSGRTLRSMALAEDAWRRRSPQGQSQMLVALWHRRQALLARALRTWFHKSSRGQLKLKEKKQLEELEKKKEAARQRRQEMKRQLLEELANTPPRKSARLLSHVHRESLIPRKFREVATASPTSRQVQSSRFKQFYSIRRQPLMTPGVTGLRNLGNTCYMNSILQVLSHLQKFRECFLTLDLCETEELLAKTVNGRARMPGRLANGAAAGEPGKPDRVGSSGTQSSPASLNGGSLELIQPKEPSSKHISLCHELHTLFRVMWSGKWALVSPFAMLHSVWSLIPAFRGYDQQDAQEFLCELLDKVQQELESEGTRRRILIPFSQRKLTKQVLKVVNTIFHGQLLSQVTCRTCNYKSNTVEPFWDLSLEFPERYHSLEKGIVPLPQAECLLTEMLAKFTETEALEGRIYACDQCNSKRRKSSPKPLVLSEAKKQLLIYRLPQVLRLHLKRFR is encoded by the exons ATGGATAGATGCAAACATGTGGGGCGGCTACGACTCGCCCAGGACCACTCGATCCTGAACCCCCAGAAGTGGCACTGCGTGGACTGCCACACCACCGAGTCGCTCTGGGCCTGCCTCAAGTGCTCACACGTGGCCTGCGGCCGCTACATCGAGGAGCACGCCCTGAGGCACTTCCAGGAGACCCGGCACCCCTTGGCCATGGAGGTGCATGAGCTCTACGTCTTCTGCTACCTGTGCCAGGATTACGTCCTGAACGACAACCCCGAGGGCGACCTGAAGCTGCTGAGGAGCTCGCTGTCGGCCATCAAGGGGCAGAGGAGCGGCAGGACGCTGCGCTCCATGGCGCTGGCGGAGGAcgcctggaggaggaggagccctCAGGGCCAGTCCCAGATGCTGGTGGCGCTGTGGCACCGGCGCCAGGCCCTGCTGGCGAGGGCTCTGCGCACCTGGTTCCACAAGAGCTCCCGGGGGCAGCTgaagctgaaggagaagaaacagctggaggagctggagaagaagaaggaagcgGCTCGGCAGCGGCGGCAGGAGATGaagaggcagctcctggaggagctggccAACACTCCCCCGAGGAAGAGCGCCAGGCTGCTGTCCCACGTGCACAGGGAGAGCTTGATCCCAAGGAAATTCAGGGAAGTGGCCACAGCTTCCCCTACCTCAAGGcaggtgcagagcagcagattCAAGCAGTTCTACTCCATCCGGCGCCAGCCCCTGATGACGCCGGGGGTGACGGGGCTGAGGAACCTGGGCAACACTTGTTACATGAACTCCATCCTGCAGGTGCTTAGCCACCTCCAGAAGTTCCGAGAATGTTTCTTGACTCTTGATCTCTGTGAAACAGAAGAACTTTTAGCTAAAACTGTGAATGGGAGGGCCAGGATGCCTGGCAGACTGGCAAACGGGGCTGCTGCCGGTGAGCCGGGGAAGCCTGACAGGGTGGGATCATCCGGCACCCAGAGCTCTCCGGCCAGCCTGAACGGCGGCAGTTTAGAGCTGATCCAGCCCAAGGAGCCCAGCTCGAAGCACATCTCCCTGTGCCACGAGCTGCACACCCTGTTCAGGGTGATGTGGTCTGGCAAGTGGGCCCTGGTGTCCCCCTTTGCCATGCTGCACTCCGTGTGGAGCCTGATCCCGGCGTTCCGCGGCTACGACCAGCAGGACGCTCAGGAGTTCCTCTGCGAGCTCCTGGACAAggtccagcaggagctggagtcTGAGGGGACCAGGCGCAGGATCCTCATCCCCTTCTCGCAGAGAAAGCTCACCAAGCAGGTCCTCAAGGTGGTCAACACCATTTTCCATGGGCAGCTGCTCAGTCAG gTCACCTGCAGGACGTGCAACTACAAATCCAACACCGTGGAGCCCTTCTGGGAcctttccctggaattcccgGAGCGTTACCATTCCCTGGAGAAAGGCATCGtgcccctgccccaggctgagTGCTTGCTGACCGAAATGTTGGCCAAATTCACCGAGACAGAAGCCCTGGAGGGGAGGATCTACGCCTGTGACCAGTGCAACA gCAAACGGCGAAAATCTTCTCCCAAACCTCTTGTTCTGAGTGAAGCTAAAAAGCAGTTGCTGATCTACAGACTACCTCAGGTCCTCCGGCTGCACCTTAAACGCTTCAGGTGA
- the USP49 gene encoding ubiquitin carboxyl-terminal hydrolase 49 isoform X2 gives MDRCKHVGRLRLAQDHSILNPQKWHCVDCHTTESLWACLKCSHVACGRYIEEHALRHFQETRHPLAMEVHELYVFCYLCQDYVLNDNPEGDLKLLRSSLSAIKGQRSGRTLRSMALAEDAWRRRSPQGQSQMLVALWHRRQALLARALRTWFHKSSRGQLKLKEKKQLEELEKKKEAARQRRQEMKRQLLEELANTPPRKSARLLSHVHRESLIPRKFREVATASPTSRQVQSSRFKQFYSIRRQPLMTPGVTGLRNLGNTCYMNSILQVLSHLQKFRECFLTLDLCETEELLAKTVNGRARMPGRLANGAAAGEPGKPDRVGSSGTQSSPASLNGGSLELIQPKEPSSKHISLCHELHTLFRVMWSGKWALVSPFAMLHSVWSLIPAFRGYDQQDAQEFLCELLDKVQQELESEGTRRRILIPFSQRKLTKQVLKVVNTIFHGQLLSQVTCRTCNYKSNTVEPFWDLSLEFPERYHSLEKGIVPLPQAECLLTEMLAKFTETEALEGRIYACDQCNTGTAQR, from the exons ATGGATAGATGCAAACATGTGGGGCGGCTACGACTCGCCCAGGACCACTCGATCCTGAACCCCCAGAAGTGGCACTGCGTGGACTGCCACACCACCGAGTCGCTCTGGGCCTGCCTCAAGTGCTCACACGTGGCCTGCGGCCGCTACATCGAGGAGCACGCCCTGAGGCACTTCCAGGAGACCCGGCACCCCTTGGCCATGGAGGTGCATGAGCTCTACGTCTTCTGCTACCTGTGCCAGGATTACGTCCTGAACGACAACCCCGAGGGCGACCTGAAGCTGCTGAGGAGCTCGCTGTCGGCCATCAAGGGGCAGAGGAGCGGCAGGACGCTGCGCTCCATGGCGCTGGCGGAGGAcgcctggaggaggaggagccctCAGGGCCAGTCCCAGATGCTGGTGGCGCTGTGGCACCGGCGCCAGGCCCTGCTGGCGAGGGCTCTGCGCACCTGGTTCCACAAGAGCTCCCGGGGGCAGCTgaagctgaaggagaagaaacagctggaggagctggagaagaagaaggaagcgGCTCGGCAGCGGCGGCAGGAGATGaagaggcagctcctggaggagctggccAACACTCCCCCGAGGAAGAGCGCCAGGCTGCTGTCCCACGTGCACAGGGAGAGCTTGATCCCAAGGAAATTCAGGGAAGTGGCCACAGCTTCCCCTACCTCAAGGcaggtgcagagcagcagattCAAGCAGTTCTACTCCATCCGGCGCCAGCCCCTGATGACGCCGGGGGTGACGGGGCTGAGGAACCTGGGCAACACTTGTTACATGAACTCCATCCTGCAGGTGCTTAGCCACCTCCAGAAGTTCCGAGAATGTTTCTTGACTCTTGATCTCTGTGAAACAGAAGAACTTTTAGCTAAAACTGTGAATGGGAGGGCCAGGATGCCTGGCAGACTGGCAAACGGGGCTGCTGCCGGTGAGCCGGGGAAGCCTGACAGGGTGGGATCATCCGGCACCCAGAGCTCTCCGGCCAGCCTGAACGGCGGCAGTTTAGAGCTGATCCAGCCCAAGGAGCCCAGCTCGAAGCACATCTCCCTGTGCCACGAGCTGCACACCCTGTTCAGGGTGATGTGGTCTGGCAAGTGGGCCCTGGTGTCCCCCTTTGCCATGCTGCACTCCGTGTGGAGCCTGATCCCGGCGTTCCGCGGCTACGACCAGCAGGACGCTCAGGAGTTCCTCTGCGAGCTCCTGGACAAggtccagcaggagctggagtcTGAGGGGACCAGGCGCAGGATCCTCATCCCCTTCTCGCAGAGAAAGCTCACCAAGCAGGTCCTCAAGGTGGTCAACACCATTTTCCATGGGCAGCTGCTCAGTCAG gTCACCTGCAGGACGTGCAACTACAAATCCAACACCGTGGAGCCCTTCTGGGAcctttccctggaattcccgGAGCGTTACCATTCCCTGGAGAAAGGCATCGtgcccctgccccaggctgagTGCTTGCTGACCGAAATGTTGGCCAAATTCACCGAGACAGAAGCCCTGGAGGGGAGGATCTACGCCTGTGACCAGTGCAACA caggaacagctcagagGTGA
- the MED20 gene encoding mediator of RNA polymerase II transcription subunit 20 isoform X1 — MEGAEQPRGHGRGRGRGRRCPGGSVSPGPCRSVSQVPVAEGKSVQQTVELLARRLEALGADKQGTFGVDCETYHTAAALGTQGQTGKLMYVMHNTEYPLSCFALFENGPCLVADANFDTLMVKLKGFFQNAKANKIESRGTRYQYCDFLVKLGTVTMGPSARGISVEVEYCPCVIANDCWNLLMEFMQSFMGSHTPGIPSVFGSKHDSAYSPGDTMVQYMELFNKIRKQQQVPVAGIR, encoded by the exons ATGGAAGGTGCGGAGCAGCCCCGGGGACacgggcggggccgggggcgcggGCGGCGGTGCCCCGGTGGGTCCGTGAGCCCCGGGCCGTGTCGCAGCGTGTCGCAGGTGCCGGTGGCCGAGGGTAAGAGCGTGCAGCAGAccgtggagctgctggcccGGCGGCTGGAGGCGCTGGGGGCGGACAAGCAGGGGACGTTCGGCGTGGACTGCGAGACCTATCACACCGCGGCCGCCCTCGGCACACAGG GGCAGACAGGGAAGCTGATGTACGTCATGCACAACACCGAGTACCCCCTGAGCTGCTTCGCCCTCTTCGAGAACGGGCCCTGCCTGGTGGCTGATGCCAACTTTGACACCCTCATGGTGAAGCTCAAGGGCTTCTTCCAGAACGCCAAGGCCAACAAGATCGAGAGCCGCGGCACTCGCTACCAGTACTGCGACTTCCTGGTGAAGCTGGGCACGGTCACCATGGGCCCCAGCGCCAGGGGCATATCCGTGGAG GTGGAATACTGTCCCTGTGTGATTGCCAACGACTGCTGGAACCTGCTGATGGAGTTCATGCAGAGCTTCATGGGCAGCCACACGCCCGGGATCCCGTCGGTGTTCGGCTCCAAGCATGACAGCGCCTACAGCCCCGGGGACACCATGGTGCAGTACATGGAGCTCTTCAACAAGATCCgcaagcagcagcaggtgcccGTGGCTGGAATCAGGTGA
- the MED20 gene encoding mediator of RNA polymerase II transcription subunit 20 isoform X3 has translation MYVMHNTEYPLSCFALFENGPCLVADANFDTLMVKLKGFFQNAKANKIESRGTRYQYCDFLVKLGTVTMGPSARGISVEVEYCPCVIANDCWNLLMEFMQSFMGSHTPGIPSVFGSKHDSAYSPGDTMVQYMELFNKIRKQQQVPVAGIR, from the exons ATGTACGTCATGCACAACACCGAGTACCCCCTGAGCTGCTTCGCCCTCTTCGAGAACGGGCCCTGCCTGGTGGCTGATGCCAACTTTGACACCCTCATGGTGAAGCTCAAGGGCTTCTTCCAGAACGCCAAGGCCAACAAGATCGAGAGCCGCGGCACTCGCTACCAGTACTGCGACTTCCTGGTGAAGCTGGGCACGGTCACCATGGGCCCCAGCGCCAGGGGCATATCCGTGGAG GTGGAATACTGTCCCTGTGTGATTGCCAACGACTGCTGGAACCTGCTGATGGAGTTCATGCAGAGCTTCATGGGCAGCCACACGCCCGGGATCCCGTCGGTGTTCGGCTCCAAGCATGACAGCGCCTACAGCCCCGGGGACACCATGGTGCAGTACATGGAGCTCTTCAACAAGATCCgcaagcagcagcaggtgcccGTGGCTGGAATCAGGTGA
- the MED20 gene encoding mediator of RNA polymerase II transcription subunit 20 isoform X2 yields MEGAEQHRGECPDGGCGAAPGTRGECPGGGCGAAPGTRGECPGGGCGAAPGTRGELSGWKVRSSPGDTGRIVWMEGAEQPRGHGRGRGRGRRCPGGSVSPGPCRSVSQVPVAEGKSVQQTVELLARRLEALGADKQGTFGVDCETYHTAAALGTQGQTGKLMYVMHNTEYPLSCFALFENGPCLVADANFDTLMVKLKGFFQNAKANKIESRGTRYQYCDFLVKLGTVTMGPSARGISVEVEYCPSCQLQGSGVYSHV; encoded by the exons ATGGAGGGTGCGGAGCAGCACCGGGGAGAATGTCCGGATGGAGGGTGTGGAGCAGCCCCGGGGACACGGGGAGAGTGTCCGGGTGGAGGGTGTGGAGCAGCCCCGGGGACACGGGGAGAGTGTCCGGGTGGAGGGTGTGGAGCAGCCCCGGGGACACGGGGAGAATTGTCTGGATGGAAGGTGCGGAGCAGCCCCGGGGACACGGGGAGAATTGTCTGGATGGAAGGTGCGGAGCAGCCCCGGGGACacgggcggggccgggggcgcggGCGGCGGTGCCCCGGTGGGTCCGTGAGCCCCGGGCCGTGTCGCAGCGTGTCGCAGGTGCCGGTGGCCGAGGGTAAGAGCGTGCAGCAGAccgtggagctgctggcccGGCGGCTGGAGGCGCTGGGGGCGGACAAGCAGGGGACGTTCGGCGTGGACTGCGAGACCTATCACACCGCGGCCGCCCTCGGCACACAGG GGCAGACAGGGAAGCTGATGTACGTCATGCACAACACCGAGTACCCCCTGAGCTGCTTCGCCCTCTTCGAGAACGGGCCCTGCCTGGTGGCTGATGCCAACTTTGACACCCTCATGGTGAAGCTCAAGGGCTTCTTCCAGAACGCCAAGGCCAACAAGATCGAGAGCCGCGGCACTCGCTACCAGTACTGCGACTTCCTGGTGAAGCTGGGCACGGTCACCATGGGCCCCAGCGCCAGGGGCATATCCGTGGAG GTGGAATACTGTccttcctgccagctccaggggtCTGGGGTATATTCCCATGTGTAA